In a single window of the Nicotiana tomentosiformis chromosome 8, ASM39032v3, whole genome shotgun sequence genome:
- the LOC138898177 gene encoding uncharacterized protein, translated as MCMIRSLLNKTPYELLSGRKPKLTHLRTFGCKCFFLNNRKEALGKFDAKSDEGIFLGYSSHSKAYKVYNKRTQCVEESIHMICDESHLSCEKDKRVDQDGEPLSFPGEVIDMENGKENMMNHVKESRKDDTNRSPSFREEPGPTITPTEAEIELLMQSKVPNWKHKSSHPLDNIITPLDSGVQTRSRARNSLAFSAPLSQIEPKNIKEALKDADWITTMQEELHQFERNKVYVDNVIFGATTDSLCEEFEKLMGSEFEMSMMGKLNFFLGLQVKQSHKGTLISQQNYIKELLKRFHMEASKVIDTPIAIATRLDMDEPGFLVNQTMYRGIIGSLLYLTTSRPDIVFNVGLCARFQSNPKESHLKGAKRILRYLKGTQDLVLYYPSGDSFYLIGYADADYAGYLGTRKQNSVALSTAEAEYVASASCCAQSLWIKQQLEDFGVFSDYVDMHDDYRSNRQLMQFTLVKRAKLIDARFVREPDSSDTTYCQEPDKEPITYPQDLKIEMFQLVICFDSSESEEQQREQITIISRGNNTSQLPQL; from the exons atgtgcatgatcaggtcccttctgaacaagactccatatgaactgcTGAGTGGAAGGAAGCCCAAGCTGACACATCTAAGGACCTTTGGTTGTAAATGTTTTTTCCTCAACAATAGAAAGGAAGCTCTTGGAAAATtcgatgccaaaagtgatgaaggaatctttctgggATACTCATCCCACAGCAAAGCTTACAAAGTATACAACAAAAGGACTCAGTGTGTTGAAGAGAGTATACATATGATCTGTGATGAATCTCACCTCTCATGTGAGAAGGACAAACGTGTTGACCAAGATGGAGAACCTTTATCTTTTCCAGGTGAAGTTATCGACATGGAAAACGGAAAGGAAAACATGATGAATCATGTCAAGGAATCCAGAAAAGATGATACAAATAGATCTCCATCCTTTCGAGAGGAACCTGGCCCCACGATCACACCAACTGAAGCTGAAATAGAGTTGCTGATGCAGTCCAAG GTACCAaactggaagcacaaaagctCACATCCTCTTGACAACATAATCACCCCTCTTGACTCAGGTGTTCAAACCAGATCAAGAGCCAGAAATTCACTTGCATTTTCAGCCCCTCTTTCTCAAATAGAGCCCAAAAACATCAAAGAAGCGCTGAAAGATGCAGACTGGATCACAACCATGCAAGAGGAGCtgcatcaatttgaaagaaataag GTATATGTTGACAATGTCATCTTTGGAGCCACAACTGACTCGCTCTGTGAAGAATTTGAAAAACTCATGGGGAgtgagttcgagatgagtatGATGGGCAAATTAAATTTCTTTTTAGGACTTCAAGTAAAGCAATCTCATAAGGGAACATTGATAAGTCAGCAGAATTACATCAAGGAGTTACTGAAAAGGTTTCACATGGAAGCATCAAAAGTCATCGACACCCCTATTGCCATAGCTACCCGActagacatggatgaacctggttttCTTGTAAATCAGACCATGTATAGAGGGATTATAGGGTCACTCTTGTATCTTACTACAAGTAGACCAGACATTGTGTTCAACGTAGGCCTATGTGCAAGGTTTCAATctaatccaaaggaatctcatctgaaaggtgccaagagaatattgagatatctcaaaggaacgcaggacctggttctctactatccctcaggTGATAGCTTCTATCTTATTGGGTATGCTGACGCTGATTATGCAGGATATCTG ggtacaaggaagcaaaactcagTGGCACTCTCAACTGCAGAAGCGGAATATGTAGCATCTGCTTCCTGTTGTGCTCAGTCACTGTGGATCAAGCAACAACTGGAAGACTTTGGAGTGTTCTCAGATTAT gtagacaTGCATGATGATTACAGATCAAATAGGCAGTTGATGCAGTTCACGCTGGTAAAAAGGGCAAAGCTTATAGATGCAAGATTTGTCAGGGAACCTGATTCCTCTGACACAA cTTACTgccaagaaccagataaggaaccaaTTACATATCCTCAAGACCTTAAGATCGAAATGTTCCAGCTTGTAATATGCTTCGACTCTTCAGAGTCAgaggaacaacagagggaacagataACTATCATTTCTCGAGGAAACAATACAAGTCAACTGCCCcagctgtaa